Proteins from a genomic interval of Thermoanaerobacterium thermosaccharolyticum DSM 571:
- a CDS encoding aconitate hydratase, which translates to MNLTQKILKKHLVDGELIKGHEIAIKIDQTLTQDSTGTMAYLELEALGVDKVKTELSVAYVDHNMLQEGFENADDHKYIQTVAAKHGIYFSRPGNGICHQVHLERFGKPGKTLLGSDSHTPTGGGIGMLAIGAGGLDVALAMAGEPYRLIMPEVINVRLTGKLRPWVSSKDIILELLRRLTVKGGVGKIFEYSGDGVATLSVPERATITNMGAELGATTSIFPSDFRTYEFLKAQKRADDFEALLPDNDAEYDGVIEINLDELEPMVALPHSPDNVIKVKDAGKLKVDQVAIGSCTNSSYMDMMKVAAILKGGLIAEGVSLVISPGSRQVLNMLAKNGALSDMISAGARILETACGPCIGMGQAPATNAISLRTFNRNFYGRCGTKSAKVYLVSPEVAAASALAGYLIDPRELGDEINVEMPSEFLVNDNMIIKPPVNADEFEVVRGPNIKPFPLNTPLSDIQKKVLIKVGDDITTDHIMPSNAKLLPLRSNIPELSKHCFETIDPDFSKRASENGGGIIIGGNNYGQGSSREHAALAPLQLGIKAVIAKSFARIHKANLINSGILPLTFVNDEDYDKIDAGDVLKIEDAVSQVKSKEKIVVINETKGYKFEVNLDVTDRNREILIEGGLINYVKKKDKVK; encoded by the coding sequence GTGAATTTAACGCAGAAAATATTGAAAAAACATTTAGTAGATGGCGAACTTATAAAAGGCCATGAAATAGCGATTAAAATAGATCAGACGCTGACGCAAGACTCCACAGGCACGATGGCGTATTTGGAGCTTGAGGCACTTGGAGTTGATAAGGTTAAGACAGAGCTTTCTGTTGCATATGTAGATCACAACATGCTGCAGGAAGGCTTTGAGAATGCAGATGATCACAAGTACATTCAGACTGTTGCTGCAAAACACGGGATATACTTCTCAAGGCCGGGAAATGGCATATGTCATCAAGTTCACCTTGAGAGGTTTGGCAAACCCGGGAAGACCCTTTTAGGTTCTGACAGCCATACACCGACAGGCGGCGGCATAGGCATGCTGGCAATAGGTGCAGGGGGATTGGATGTGGCACTGGCTATGGCTGGTGAGCCTTATAGATTAATAATGCCAGAGGTCATTAACGTCAGATTGACAGGAAAGCTAAGGCCGTGGGTATCTTCTAAAGATATTATATTAGAGCTCTTAAGGCGGCTTACTGTTAAAGGTGGAGTGGGCAAGATATTTGAGTATTCTGGAGATGGCGTCGCAACACTATCTGTGCCTGAAAGAGCTACAATCACAAATATGGGTGCAGAGCTTGGCGCAACGACATCTATCTTCCCATCCGATTTCAGGACATATGAATTTTTAAAAGCGCAGAAGAGGGCAGACGACTTTGAAGCGCTTTTGCCAGATAATGATGCGGAATACGATGGTGTGATAGAAATTAATCTTGACGAATTAGAGCCGATGGTTGCTCTGCCTCACAGTCCTGACAATGTCATAAAGGTAAAAGACGCTGGTAAGTTAAAAGTTGACCAGGTAGCAATTGGTTCTTGCACAAATTCATCGTACATGGATATGATGAAAGTCGCAGCAATATTGAAAGGTGGTCTCATAGCTGAGGGTGTTAGCTTAGTAATATCGCCAGGCTCAAGGCAGGTCCTCAACATGCTTGCGAAGAATGGCGCATTATCTGATATGATATCAGCCGGTGCAAGGATCTTGGAGACTGCTTGTGGTCCGTGTATAGGTATGGGGCAGGCACCAGCTACAAATGCTATTTCTTTGAGGACTTTTAATAGAAATTTTTACGGCAGGTGTGGTACAAAGTCAGCTAAAGTATATCTGGTCAGCCCAGAAGTAGCTGCGGCATCGGCATTGGCTGGATACCTTATAGATCCTCGTGAGCTAGGTGATGAAATAAATGTTGAGATGCCAAGTGAGTTTTTAGTAAATGATAATATGATAATAAAGCCACCAGTCAACGCTGATGAATTTGAGGTTGTAAGAGGTCCAAATATAAAGCCTTTTCCACTGAATACGCCTCTATCTGACATACAAAAGAAGGTTTTGATAAAGGTTGGGGATGACATAACGACAGACCATATTATGCCGTCAAATGCGAAGCTTTTGCCATTGAGATCAAATATTCCGGAGCTTTCGAAGCATTGCTTTGAGACGATAGATCCTGACTTTTCAAAGAGAGCTTCAGAAAATGGCGGAGGCATTATAATTGGAGGAAATAATTACGGGCAAGGTTCCAGCAGAGAACACGCAGCATTAGCGCCGCTTCAGCTTGGGATCAAAGCTGTAATAGCAAAGTCGTTTGCGAGGATACACAAGGCAAACCTTATAAACAGTGGCATTCTTCCGCTTACATTTGTAAATGATGAAGATTATGACAAGATCGATGCTGGTGATGTGCTCAAGATTGAAGATGCTGTTTCTCAAGTTAAGTCAAAAGAAAAAATTGTAGTCATAAATGAGACAAAGGGGTATAAATTTGAAGTTAATCTTGATGTTACCGATAGAAATCGTGAGATCTTGATAGAGGGTGGACTTATTAATTACGTTAAGAAAAAAGATAAAGTTAAATGA
- a CDS encoding HD domain-containing protein — translation MDNERLLKQIEFLKEIDKIKQVFRQTLLIDGTRHENDAEHSWHLAMMAIVLSEYASEKIDVSHVIKMVLVHDIVEIDAGDTFVYDEKAYEDKSEREKKAAERIFNILPKDQADEIRALWDEFEERKTPDAKFASAIDRMQPIIHNYYTKGHSWREHGVKSHQVLERNKIVSEIAPELWKFINDILEDSINMGYIER, via the coding sequence ATGGATAATGAAAGGCTTTTAAAGCAGATAGAGTTTTTAAAAGAAATCGATAAGATAAAGCAAGTTTTTAGGCAGACTCTTTTGATAGATGGTACACGACATGAAAATGATGCTGAGCATTCGTGGCACCTTGCAATGATGGCGATAGTTCTTTCAGAATATGCAAGCGAGAAAATCGATGTTAGCCATGTGATTAAGATGGTTCTTGTACACGATATAGTGGAGATTGATGCAGGTGACACATTTGTATACGACGAAAAGGCTTATGAAGACAAGTCGGAGAGGGAAAAGAAAGCGGCAGAGAGGATATTTAATATTTTGCCGAAAGACCAGGCAGATGAGATAAGAGCTTTATGGGATGAATTTGAAGAGCGCAAAACCCCTGATGCGAAGTTTGCATCTGCCATTGATAGAATGCAGCCAATAATACATAATTATTATACGAAGGGACATTCGTGGAGAGAGCACGGCGTTAAAAGTCATCAAGTGCTTGAAAGAAATAAAATTGTAAGTGAAATAGCGCCAGAATTATGGAAATTTATAAATGATATATTGGAAGACTCTATAAATATGGGGTACATTGAAAGATAG
- the panD gene encoding aspartate 1-decarboxylase, translating into MQRFMMKSKIHRAIVTDANLNYMGSITIDKKLMDLADILPGEKVQIVNNNNGARFETYVIEGEENSGTICLNGAAARLCMPGDIIIIISYAVMEDETAKTYKPRIVFVDEKNRPNNI; encoded by the coding sequence ATGCAGAGATTCATGATGAAGTCAAAAATTCACAGAGCAATTGTTACAGATGCCAACTTAAACTACATGGGCTCTATCACAATAGATAAAAAATTAATGGACCTTGCCGATATTTTGCCTGGAGAAAAAGTACAGATTGTAAATAACAACAATGGTGCAAGGTTTGAAACATACGTCATAGAAGGAGAGGAAAATTCAGGTACTATATGTTTAAACGGTGCTGCGGCAAGGCTTTGCATGCCTGGGGATATCATAATAATCATTTCGTATGCTGTAATGGAAGATGAAACAGCAAAAACGTATAAGCCAAGAATAGTATTTGTTGATGAAAAAAATAGGCCAAATAACATTTAA
- the tyrS gene encoding tyrosine--tRNA ligase, whose amino-acid sequence MSVFDVLKERNFIQQMTHEDEIKGLLEKEKVTFYIGFDPTADSLHVGHFLQLMVMAHMQRAGHRPIVLIGGGTAMVGDPTGKTDMRKMLTKEEISHNAEAFKKQMSRFIDFSDGKAILANNADWLLNLNYVEFLRDIGVHFSVNKMLTAECFKTRLERGLSFLEFNYMLMQAYDFLMLNKEYGCVLEMGGDDQWSNILAGVDLVRRKEGKQAYGMTFTLLTTSEGKKMGKTEKGAIWLDAEKTPPYDFYQYWRNIDDSDVEKCLSLLTFLPMDEVRRLGSLKDKEINEAKKVLAYEVTKLVHGEDEARKAQKAAEALFEGSGDLSNVPTSIITHDMLGSSLLDVLTKTNIIPSKSEGRRLITQGGLYVNDENVKDINAVVTEDMFKQGYMLVRKGKKSYNKIVIQ is encoded by the coding sequence ATGTCGGTATTTGATGTGCTAAAAGAGAGAAATTTTATCCAGCAGATGACGCATGAAGATGAAATAAAAGGGTTGCTTGAAAAAGAGAAGGTGACTTTTTACATAGGTTTTGATCCTACTGCTGATAGTTTGCATGTTGGACATTTTTTACAGCTAATGGTAATGGCGCATATGCAGAGGGCAGGACATAGACCTATCGTACTTATCGGCGGTGGGACTGCCATGGTAGGCGATCCTACAGGAAAGACAGACATGAGGAAAATGCTTACAAAAGAGGAGATATCCCACAATGCCGAAGCTTTTAAAAAGCAAATGAGTCGCTTTATAGATTTTTCTGATGGGAAAGCAATTCTTGCCAATAATGCAGACTGGCTTTTGAATCTAAATTATGTAGAATTTTTGAGAGATATAGGGGTACATTTTTCTGTAAATAAGATGCTTACAGCGGAATGCTTCAAGACGAGGCTTGAAAGGGGACTGTCATTTTTAGAGTTTAATTACATGCTTATGCAGGCGTATGATTTTCTAATGCTTAATAAAGAATACGGCTGTGTACTTGAGATGGGTGGAGATGATCAATGGTCCAACATATTAGCTGGTGTCGATCTAGTAAGAAGAAAAGAAGGAAAACAAGCATACGGCATGACATTTACACTTCTTACCACCAGCGAAGGAAAGAAGATGGGTAAGACTGAAAAAGGGGCGATATGGCTTGATGCGGAAAAGACGCCTCCATATGATTTTTACCAATACTGGCGCAATATAGATGATTCTGATGTGGAAAAATGCCTCTCATTGTTGACATTTTTGCCTATGGATGAGGTTAGAAGGCTTGGTTCTTTAAAAGATAAGGAGATAAATGAGGCTAAAAAAGTTTTGGCGTACGAAGTTACAAAACTTGTACACGGTGAGGATGAAGCTAGAAAAGCCCAAAAGGCAGCAGAGGCACTGTTTGAAGGCAGCGGTGACCTAAGCAATGTACCAACATCGATAATTACCCATGATATGTTAGGATCTAGTTTGCTTGATGTCCTCACAAAGACCAACATTATTCCTTCAAAAAGTGAAGGAAGAAGGCTGATTACTCAAGGTGGTCTTTATGTAAATGATGAGAATGTAAAAGATATAAATGCTGTAGTGACGGAAGATATGTTTAAACAAGGCTACATGCTTGTTAGAAAAGGGAAAAAATCATATAACAAAATAGTCATTCAGTAA
- a CDS encoding CapA family protein — MKKFIVSLLIMIIAFAISYEITIGEQGNAAKEASKLKGSKSFYSSSLLNNEKDKNSSVDITISAAGDTTLGSDESFGDEYTFDSEFKKHNGDYGYFTQNVKDIFKRDDLTIVNLEGTFTNAVKEADKEYKFKGNPLYVNILKDGGIDAVNLANNHSFDYGRQGFDDTVYTLKKAGVGYFGYGYKYIKDIKGIKIGVLGYTGWSFPNDLKEQIKADISDMKKQVSLVVVCFHWGDEGKYYPNKTQIAIGHYAVDEGADLVLGTHPHVIEGIEKYNGKYIVYSLGNFVFGGNRNPSDKDAFIFQQTFTFDETKSLIKSSNMNLIPISISSVKERNDFRPVILEGGEKDRVLKKIDDLSRSL, encoded by the coding sequence ATGAAAAAATTCATAGTTTCTTTGTTAATAATGATTATCGCCTTTGCAATATCGTATGAGATAACAATAGGAGAACAGGGAAATGCAGCCAAAGAAGCTTCTAAATTAAAAGGTAGTAAGTCCTTTTACAGTTCTTCTTTACTTAACAATGAAAAAGATAAAAATAGCAGTGTAGATATAACGATAAGTGCTGCAGGTGATACGACATTGGGATCTGACGAAAGCTTTGGCGATGAGTACACATTTGACTCTGAATTTAAAAAGCACAATGGAGATTACGGATATTTTACTCAAAATGTGAAAGACATCTTTAAAAGAGACGATCTGACAATAGTCAATCTGGAGGGAACATTTACAAATGCAGTAAAAGAAGCTGACAAAGAGTACAAATTCAAAGGCAATCCACTGTATGTGAATATTTTGAAAGATGGCGGAATTGATGCTGTAAATCTTGCCAATAACCATTCGTTCGATTATGGAAGACAGGGGTTTGATGATACTGTGTATACACTTAAAAAAGCGGGAGTAGGTTATTTTGGGTATGGATATAAATACATTAAAGATATAAAGGGAATAAAAATTGGTGTACTGGGATATACTGGATGGAGCTTCCCTAATGACTTAAAAGAACAGATAAAGGCGGATATATCTGATATGAAAAAACAAGTCAGCCTAGTGGTTGTATGTTTTCACTGGGGCGATGAAGGTAAGTACTATCCTAATAAGACTCAGATTGCAATAGGACATTATGCTGTGGACGAGGGCGCAGATCTTGTATTGGGTACACATCCGCACGTGATAGAAGGAATAGAAAAATACAATGGCAAGTACATAGTTTATTCTTTAGGCAATTTCGTCTTTGGTGGCAACAGAAATCCTTCAGACAAAGATGCATTCATTTTTCAACAGACTTTTACATTTGATGAAACGAAAAGTTTAATTAAATCGTCAAATATGAATTTGATACCTATATCAATATCGTCTGTAAAAGAAAGAAATGACTTTAGACCTGTGATACTAGAAGGCGGTGAAAAAGATCGCGTATTGAAAAAGATTGATGATTTATCGAGAAGTTTATAA